Genomic DNA from Pempheris klunzingeri isolate RE-2024b chromosome 22, fPemKlu1.hap1, whole genome shotgun sequence:
TGACAGCAGGTGAAATGTCAGCTGGAGAATTTGGTCAGTTTAAGGATAAAAGCTAATTGTGCGCGTTAATGTGTAGAGGCTGAAAGCAGTCAAAGGGGTCAGTTGAAGAGTCGCCAATAAAATCACTTTAATTAGCTGTTTCTGTGCAGAATGAAAGGAGATTAGCATCAAAGTTGGAGCACCAGAGACATAGTAACTTAAGTGTGGGCACTGAAAATAGTTGAAGCGTTAGTAAATTCAAGGGCTGAAGAGGGAGACAGCAAAAGAGCGTGAAACTTGAACTGCAGTTAATGAAAACTAAATGAACTAAAATGGTAAAGTAGTGAAGTTTCTAGGTGATAATATGAATGGGTATGAAGGGTTGAGGAGGATTTGTGAAGGTCCAAATTAGAGGAAAGGctgaaaaataatcatttggGGTCGAGGAGATATGTTTTTGGGCTCGTGATCAGTTTCACAGACATATCATAGACAGTCggaagaaaaacaagtgaattCAACTTTCATTCCTAATACTCCCTATTTACTCAACACGTAATATTCCTTTTTAAGCAGATCTCTATTCTTATCTTTCCTGCATTGTATTTGACCCGGGATTGCCTCAGCCATATTAAACCACTCACAGTATGTAAACCCAGCTCTGTATTGCAAAGATATGATCTGTAGGATACAGTGAATTTTAgtgcagagcacacacactgagactcAGTGTTGTAGGCACAGCGGtaattgaaatattaaatgaaaaccACTTACAGGGCACTCTCAGAGGATGCAGTAATAGACAATATTAGACACTGAGTGTGCATATTATTTGTGACAGCTTTTGATAGTGAACTCTCATTACCTCtcattctccttctccttcttctgctgtttctctcatCCCCCAGATTCTGGCCTAATCTCTTTCCCTCGTTCTGACTTTTTCCTCCTGTTCTTTTCCACCTCTTCTCCTGTGTTGTCCAAATGGCTAGCAGTCTGCATATGACAAGCAGATGCTCACCATGCAAATATGCCTTTTTAAAATCTTGGGTCCTTTTATCTTTAGCCAAACAGATACGCAGGAATTCAGCACTTTTTTTCCAGCCACATATTTTAGCGTTCATGCAGTTTTCTCTGTATAAGCGTTAATAGTCAACATATCAACGTGTCAGGAAGATTAATATCATTTACTTTGTGAAACGTGCAGCTGTAACATTGTGAGGGTTTTCACAGTGACAGAGCTGACTCGAAATGATTTCATACAAACTTTAATCAACAACTTTAAAAAAGCATCTGCCTCATGGAGATAAAACATTCATAGAATCTTTTTTATGTGCATACTGTGTCAGGTACTTCTATGATTCTTTGTATCTGTGCATGAGAAAGAATGTGAACTCGTTCTATTATACATTTCATATGTCCAAGGTATAGCAAATAGGtttttttattcactcactAATAGTAGAAAAGTTTCATAGCAactttttactttcattttaaaaatatgggCTCTGCATCTTTTGCgttcagtgttttctctttcagaTAAGAAGAATTTGAAGTTTTAACTGGAAACCGCACatcattgtattttttaaaaatgtatgctGCTCCTCTCATTGCATTCCTCTTTCTGTTGAACCAGAAACTGAGACATGTTATTTACTTCTCTTaacaacacattcattttgtttctttttcatattttctccaCTCAACTCACCTTACCTCACCCCTATACAGTCTCTGGGAAGAGAAGCAGTATCTGGAGAAAGAGATTGAGACTGAGCTGAAACCTGCTGTAAGTCTGTCAGTGCACCATCCAGGTGTAGTTTTCGAGATGTGGATTACTACTGCAACAACGGTCTTCGGAGAGGATAATATAAGTTTTACTTTAAGCCTCCATCCAGGCTTAATCCTTCAATATGAAGACTTCCCATTGGCTCTGTTTGGAGCCATCTGAAGCaatgtgaaactgaaacattttaTATTGCAATCTCCcattcatgttttgtttaaGCAGTCAAATTAAGGTAGTACTGGCTGGTAATCTTCCATAAAGGCAACTTATGTAGcaaattattcataaaaaacacacaacaaagggagtaaaatatattatttggAGTGAAAACTAATTTAtcataaaaaagaaatggtCTTTGGATGGTTGCTGATAGTATACTCCATTCCTGTTTGAATCTCCCAAAACTGAAAGAATGCGATGTAATAATGCTCACACTATTTTTtgaataaatttaatttaatttacatttggGGTTCAATTATGCAACTGCTATTTAATTACTGATAAACAAAACATTCCAATGTACTTTTGCATTCTGCATTCATGCCTCTTGCTGGTATCATTTCCATTGGCtataaaaactacagtgtccaTGAGTCAAGGTGCCTCATGGCCGACATTCAATAGactaaacaaacatgaaaaaaaattgataaATTACAACCAATGGCCACAACATAATTAATTTATTGTGGGGCTGCCCATTCGTCCTTGTGGGGAGTTGCTTTAAAAGTAAACTTTGAAAATTGAATGTTGTATGTGAGTGGAACGAATGAAACGGAAGAAGGCATTGCTTGTATGAAGAGCAGAAGAGGCTGCCTTTACCAGAACAATTCAGACAATTTATTCAGTTAATATAACGAAGTGTATGTGTAAAAGGGCCTTTTATGAGTCCCTTTCCCTTTCAACACACAGCATCAAGTGCGATATATTATTTCTAATGAAACACTCAAAGGGGCCCATGGGAGTTtgcattcctctctctctgtcacacacaagcacacttgTCAAACATGATTAATATGCTACGTATTTCATCACAGTCCTCACATACATTTCTAATTGTTTTGCTTTATGTACAGTAGATGGataccacaaaaacaaaaaccacaatCTAGCATTAAAGTGCAAGACCTTTATTAAGCTGAACTCATAACAGCTGGTTTAGTTGCAGCAGTTCATGTTCAGACTCGTGCTTGTGCAATTTATTCAATgtaattcaacatttttaacaattttgATTGTCAGATCTACAATGTCTTTATTGTGCAGAAAATGATGAGAGCTGAACTGAAAATTGGAACTAATTATAGCACTGAAAATTAGCTTACCACTGCAAGAAGTGAAGGACTTGATTGTATTTTCCATCAGTACGTACAAAAGATGGCTTTTTtgagacagaaatgtgtttatagCTCTCAAAAGCAAAAATCCATGTGAAACAAATAGAATGTGTTCATATGCTGTCTGACGTTCACACTGCTGGTTGGTGCTCAaggagctggagagcagaacaaagGCCCTGCAGGACAAATATGAGGATCTGAGGAAAGAGGTTTCCCAGAGACAACTGGAAGTCAGGTATTTTATCTAGCTGCACTTCAGTGAGCACACAGGTAGTTTCCTCACATTAGCCTGCAGATTGATACCTGTGTACATATCTCTGTTTAGCTCTTCAtgagtttgtctttttgtgcTTCATATTGTCTGTTTAATAAGAAGCAGTGCAGCAGAATATTAAGTTATGTTAATTAAAAATTGTTCTGATAATAAGCGTAGGTTTTGTGTATATCTCGCCCTCATTCCCTGCATAGAAGTCTATTGGAAGATGTGGAAACTCATGAAACGCTGATATTGAAAGAACAGAAAGAGCTGGAAGACAAGATGGAGATCATAGAGCTCAAAGAggtctgtgagtgagtgtgtgtgggtgtgggtgtgggcaTAGCTTACAGCTCACCATCAATGGAATAACAAATCATCTgctttcgtgtgtgtgtgtgtgtgtgtgtgtttcttatatGTAACAAGGCTGAGAAAGCCCGGCTCATCAGCATACCTGACCAGATTTTAAAGGAGATTGAGAGGAAAGGCTCTAAGAGAGAGTAAGTACATTTAACCCCTTTCAAAGTCTTTATTGGGGAAGAGCAGGGAAGGTAATGTTTAAAACACCGGGAATAAAAATGAGCCAGGTAGGGTGCTTCAGTGAGACAATACTgagaaggaaagagagcagagatCTCTTTTTGAAAATTAAGTCTTTCTGTGTGTACGCTTCAATCCTTCTGTAATCTTTCTCCTTCCCTACATCTAGATCTCCTATACATGAAAGAACTAGGTTTAACAGCATGGACCCTGTTATCATACTTTAGTTTTCATAATAGAAAGAGCATGTACTACTAATTTATTTTCCTCAGTGTAAACTGATCAAAACGCAAAATCAGTGCAAATCAGGAGCTAAATataattttccacatttttgcTTGTTCGTTTTCTTCTCTTTAACGTATCTTTCCAGTAGATTCTATTTCATGTACTGTAGACTTTTGAGCTCTTTGgaacaacacattttaatccAAATGAGGAACTAAAAAAATGAATGGTATTTGTAGCATTTAAAGGTGGCAGTCCttctaattaaattaaaaaaattattaacaTATGCATCAgacatcattcatttttattttaagtggaGCTGCAGTCGAAAGCCCCTTCATCACCAGAGAATGGTCCCCTTGCCGCTTCTCTGCAGTCtcttttatgtttatttcaaattaatatttggCTTGCAAGTGATGCAGTGGAACTGTCTCTATGAGCCATGTGAGCTATGACTTATAATTTGAAATTCACAAAGCTGAGGGGTACTGGGGGGCGTATGTAAAATATGGATACACATGCTGTCATTTCATAAGATATGCGCTCTTCCAGTGCAACTGAGGCGAAATAAACAGCTACGCTTGTCTTGGCCTTATACTTAAAACTTGTTCTTTTGTATGACTTTACATTTTTCTATCATCCCCCCTCAACATTTTAGAGCTGCAATGAAGAGGATGGAAGCAGTAAATGCAGAGATTTCCGAAATGGAGCAGCAAGTGAAGGAGGTGGGCCAGCATAACCACTCCCTCAGATCAAAGAAGAAGAACTTGAATGAGGAGCTGGAAGCTCTGAGGGCCCAAGTAGAGGCCAGTCAGAGGGAGTACAGACAGCTGGTAAAAGAGCAGGAGGTCAAGAGGGAGGAGGTGGCTGAACTCACAGGGAACAGGTACACTACAGACACTGTGGAGGAAATATGGGATTTAACTAGATGAACATATTATGGTAGAAACACCATGTGATGTGGAGGTTTAGagtttttgctgtgtgttttcacgcatgttattgtgtgtttttcatcacCAGGGGCATCCTGGAAATGAAGCTGCAGAGTATCATGTGTGACAGAAGGCACCAGTATGAGAGCCAATCTGTGCAGCTCAAGGAGAAAAATAGGTACAGAATGATGTCAAACTGAGATTTCCAACAGAAGACCAAAGAAATTAAGAGCCTTTCTTCAGctccactctgctgctgatATCCTGCGTATTTGACAGGAATACATATATTATGAGCCTAATATTAAGCTTCCACATTTTGAGTAAGAGGCACAGCTTGACGATGATGgtgataaatattttaaaggCCCCTGTGCTTCTCCTCAGGCAGATGCAAGCCCTCAAGAGGATGGAGTATGTATTGACCATGACCACTGAGCAGCTAGAACAAACACAATCTACCTACAATGAGTTACGGGCACAGGTAACTTGGAGAGTGTTACTTTCACCATCACAAACATCTGCTCAGATTTGAAGCATTTTTAGCACCTGAAGGCATCTGTTATTGTTCTGGAAATATGTTCAAATTATGTAAAATTGAGACTTGCTGTATATGCAGGATATCTAATTGCAGCTTggaaacatgcacattttacCAGTAATCCTCACaatgttaaaacacacagagctcttTGTTTGCAACATTATGTTTTGACTGGTATTGGCAACTAGTCAGGAACTGACTTAAACACAGATGTGGGAACATTTGGGTGTAAATGTCATGGTGCCAGGAATAAGCACATTAAATCGTTAATGTGAATTACAccagaagtatttttttattcttgagCTTCCTGTAATTTTACTGTTGTTCACAATTTTTAAAgcgaaaagagagagaagaagaagagcagatgGAGAATCACGGGAAATGTGTCAGCACAACTTATAAGCATAACAATATGAAGGGGAATCACTATGACACACCAGGGAAATATTATAGGTTCcctattctgctcattttcatgttcatacTTGTAATTAGtggtcctactagaacaggtcCACattgtttaatgttcaaaagatacattatttttctcataccagacatggctgctgcagctgctgtcagccTCGTTCAGCCTCGAAACGGCCTGTTTTCACACGAAGTTACTGAACGATGTCGTaggataaaaagagagaggatgggttTTTCTCATAGTTTGCATAATGTGGGATCATATTGTACAACACATGCATTTGTACAGTATGATGATGCAGTCATTTCCACCAATCTGCCAATCACAACTCTCACATTAGCAATTCCTCATAATGAATTTGACTGGAAAAGGCTATTTTAGACAAGGATTTTAGAGTCTGTGGGTTTATCACAAAAATACATCATATTTATCTCAAATAGGATGTGAGCTTTTAATATTTACACAATGTTGTGTTCTAAACTTAACACAGCATGAGGGCTTAAAGACTAGTGATAGTAATCTGTAGCTGAAATAAGACTGTGGTATTCGATTGAACTCTTAAACCTACTGTTTCAGTCATATTCCCCTTCAAGGGAGTAACATTTTCAAAGTATGGTATGGAGCTGTGTAGTTCATACCACTGAACACGAGGCCTGTCAACCCTAAAGGCATTCATTTTTTATGAGATTTTAGTGTACGGTTTCAGTGTCACTGGGTCCAACAGCTATCAGAGAGAGACCTCAGGGAAACTGAAATATAGTAATAATTATTTTGCAATCAATGTTTAATGTGGGACTGGATATGCACTGAATGTATTTGATTTGAAGTTTGGTAATTTTGTACTGGATTGTCATGGTCCTTCCTCCTAATGGACTAAAACCAGGGAAATATATTGTAATAAATTTTTACAGCGTTTACTTTCAGGGCTGACTTACAGCAGATGTTAGATCGGCTCACACACTGAAAATTTTAACAGACTTTTGATTTTGACTGTAACATTCTGACTTGAATTTCTAGTTAGATGCTGTTCCCAAAAGAGAGGCCGGTGTTCAGCAGAGGATGGAGCTTCAAAAAGAAGTGGATGCTCTCAAAGTCAGCTTTGAAAAACAGGTGCTCGCAAAGTGCGTGGGTGGACATAATATCATTAGCAAGTGTTAAAAGTGATGCAATCTACTGCAGTAGCCCTCTAACAAAATATTAGTGTAACCTATAATACCTtctttttgttgaaactgtgaTAGAAGttcttttgacatttttcattttgaagcaTCTTTATCCTCAGAGTTTGAAGGTAAAATGAGATTTCTCATTGCATTGCTTTGTCCTAATGTATTATGCAGTTAGACAACATTGATGATTCCTTTGGTTTCATAAAAGTTTCAATATCCACCCTCTATCCATTTTCCTCAAAATAAGGGGCTTTTATCTGACTCTGCTGCCCTTCAATTGCAGTCAGATTGTGATTGTACGATTTTTCAACTGAAAATGGTGCTAAATGTGTTCCCAACCAGCTATCAGTAGCTGAGGAGGAAAGCCAGAAGAGGCAGCAGTATGGGATGATTCAGGAACTGCTGAGGGAGTCGAACTGCCTCAGAGAAGAACTCCATAACCTCAGATGTCTGACACAGATCAAAGCCGAGGAGAGGGGCCAGAAACACCGTGAACTGCTCAGGGCTGAGGtttaatacaaacacacacacaaatacaacatatacacacacaaaggtacattgaaaatagatttttttgtcatcattagtgcatttaaaaaagaattcaaGCAGACATAAACGTACATATTTCACAGGAGAGCAATCGAAAATGACACACGTctcaaaatgtgcaaatgtcAATGTGATCATTTCAGAATGATTTGTTCAAGGGATTTGGCAATTTTTGTTCTCCTGGGGACATTTTTTGGCAGAAATTACTTTCATAAATGATTCTGGGACTCCCTTTTCACATCTGTCCCCACAAgattctttctttttgaaatcAAAAATAGCTCCTTTTATTGATCAAAAACGTTCTAATGCATTATCACTAGTGTCCTACCTGATTAGTAAGTAAAGAAAACCCGCCAGCTCCAAGACCAGCTCCAAAATAAGTCAATGAATTCAGAAAGCTCCAAAAAATCTGGATGCTAATTCAGCACTGCTGGATCAGCTAATTTATTATTATCCTTTATATGTTTTCAAAGAGTCACAAGAGAAGCTgctaaaatgttgaaaaatgtaaaaccaCAGATCTGACTGAAGGCTGATGTtttgtgagcacacacacataaacacacacacacacacacagaagtgatGATACTGTAGTTTTTACCAGTGTAACTCCATCCACAGCAGCTGAACCAGCACATCCAGCATGAGCTCCGAGAAAAAGACCTAATCATCATGGACCACAACAAGCTGAATACTATGCTACAGCGCAGGTGTCACTGTCGTTTTCTCTTCCTATATCCGTGTCATCCACCTTTCATTAAATGCAAAGGTGTGTTTCCTGATAAAGAGGATTCTGGTTACAGAGAAGCTATTAAGCTGTTAATGAGTAGTATTAGGGAAAGCATAATCACCTCATTCTCTGCCAGTGACTTAATATTTCCTATCTGTCTCAGTCTTGGTCCCTCTTTATTACCTTTTCTTTATATAATGTGGTTATAAATTTTAAGATTTCTTTGGTGTTTCCTGCATCCAGCGTCAATTGGTACCTGCTCAATATGTCCATGATCTTAGTGATCAATGTGGGCAGCAAATTAAATTCCTGTATCTAGTATATTGGTGTGATAATTGATTCCCTGGTTATTTGTTTTGACTCCTCTGATCTGTGCAACAGCTGGGATCACAATTAATTCAGACATCTGCACATGTTGTCTGGGTAGAAAACCAGAACTTACTAATTGGTCATACTTCAGTGTTCAGACACAGACTAATGCATCTCTCACCACCCTGTGCAACAGCAGACTCTTAGAGTACGTTCAGTTAGGTCACGGCCACAGGCGGAATCTGATCCGGAAAACTGCACCTAGTCAAGCAAAAACAGGGCAGGATGATGATTaaatattgtgtattttctctgtaattGTAATACATGAACCATTCTAATATTTCGCAACCATTAATCACAGTTTGCATGTCTGTTATGAATGATAAATTGAAATTTTAACCAAATGTCACACTGCATTGGACTTAAGTTCTGTCATAACAATCCTATAATTCTCTGATAATTTATGATGAACATGAATATGACTTTTTGCCATGTTTGCCATAGTTAAATTCCTATTTTAACATATTGATATTAAATGGCAATGACATTATTATGCTTACACAACTATGTGTCTATGGATATACATTTTCCAATGTATACAGTAGCTAGCAAGATGCTAAACAAAAGTAATGAAATCAATGTGTTTAACATTGGCtaagaaaatacaaatgatCCAAAAAGTAAAATGCAAAATAGACAATGTCAAATAATATCAAAACCTTGATATGAGCCAAGTCTTGCGATTGAGAATGAGCACATTGCTAATCAGTGTTTTCCCCTTTTAGAGTCTCACAGTATTGTAAGCTTTGCCAAATGATTATGGAAGAGAAGAACAAGTATGTAAAGCTGAAGCAGATCGCCTCACAGACAATCGCAGAGCTGACAGAGCAGATTAATGTCCAGGAAAACGAGATGGAGATCCAACGCACTATTGTCATCAACAAGGACAGGTGTGTAAAGGTGTTTTATAACGGAAGGGTTGTGGGTTGGTCTGTGTGTATGACTTGCTGGTACaatgaaattatatataataatgcaGAAAAGAAGTCACAGACATCCAGAATAGAATACTGTAATAGTGTTACAAGAAATGTCTCTGTAAGGTTACAAGGTCAGTTTCCGTATACAGACTGCATTAGTATCAACTGACCATCAGAATCATTGTAAAGTTACACCTGCACCAAATATTCATAAtgatatttctgatatttttctttatgtgtgcATCTATGTGTGTCCACTCCAGATCGTTCACAAAGGCTCATATGAAGATTTCTAATAGCTCCAAAATAAGGGACAAACTGCGCAATGACATCTCCAAggttgaaacacacacacgtacacaaacacagagatgggACCAGTCAAAACACACGGGGGGAAACACACTTTGGGTCGTCTTTGGCATAAGCCAGTATCACAAATTTACCAGTTCAAATGTTACAaagtttaaaatgatttgtttgaACTGAGTTGAACTGAGATAAGGACCTAAGGCTGCTGTTGAGTTTTGAGTGTGCTCAAAATTTCTTGCAGGGCCCTTAAACCTTGTTTTACACAGCCAGAGAGTTTGTAAGATACTTAAGCACGATCACGCACTTCACAGTATTCAGCACTTTGTGAACTTGTGTGTTGTCTACTTTAGTTTTCTCATAGTTATTCATCCAGTGCTATCAAGTGGAGACATTCCATTGTACTTGCAACAACACATCCAAACAaacatatgtatgtatttttggATTGTGCAACTGCAAGTCAAGTCAGTCAAATGCAACTTCAGCTCACAAGCATAAGTGCATCATCACAAAGTGCCCTCTGATAGgtcaaaaaaaacatgtcacactctttttaaaacatcttcCAGGTTGCCTGGAGGCACCGTCAGATCAGTCAGGAGTGTGAAGACAACAAACTGGAGCTGATTAAACTCACGCAGATGATCAACCTCCAAGAGGAGGCACTTCTGGAAATAAACAAGAATCATGAAGCAGCCATACAGCGCCGCAATCTCCTGTATGTTCATAATTTGGAGCTTACATAATGTTTGATTTACGTAAATCTAATATACATGTGtccaatatgtgtgtgtgtgtgtgtgtgtgtgtcaccaacAGTGGCATTAAGCTCCTGGAGCATGAGGAGGTGTTATTCAACTACTATGAAAAGGTGAACCTCCAGGAAGCAGCCATTACTGAGGGGAACATGGCATTGGAGACCCTggagaaagagatgagagacTTGCAGTTAGCGATTAATGAGGAGAAGAGACAGATAGACCTGAAGAAGAAGGAGGTGCCCCTCGAAAAAAAGTTAGAGGGAGAGATCACGATGCTGCAGATAGAGGTAGGAACGACATAAATCTACACACATCCCAGAAGACATTAGCAGAAGTCTATCCAAATCTGAACTTCCTCACAACCTGCCAGTTATTGTTTCTTAATAATCCATCAATTTGACTGTCTGTGGCTGCACATTGATTGAACGAAATTTAACAAAACATGTAATTGCACTTAACTTTCAGAACTGCTAACTAATGACTTGAAAAAGTTGTGCGAGGAAAGATGTGTTAGTATTTTAAAATCGCTGAGGGTGGGTAATCATTCATTAAAAACCTCTTTCAGTAGTGTGAACAGTAATGACAGAGTCGCGGTGACAGTCTCCCAACACCcacttctttctctgtcttctctctctttccttgcCAACAAGCAATGAAAACACTGTGAATAGAGTTTGCTGTATAGCTCCCAAAAGTTATTGCAAATAATAGTTATGGTGAAGTTATGGTTGAACTGTTTTATGCTCCTTATTTTTGCAAGTATCAAGGGCCCCTCCAGGTATTATTATATATAGGAACTTGTGTTATTGTTGGGTCATACAGTATACTCACTAATTTGGGCAGCTTTGCCTTCAGTATACTGCTGTCTGCATTTCCCCAGTGTCCAATCACAGCATGACCCTGACTACGCCAGGATGTTGTCTAGCTTATTGGATTTAAAATCCTACCTGGAAGCAGTTAGGCCTGTCAGTTACTTCCTCCTGGTGTGATCAGGTGATAAAAATTGGACTAAAAAAGACAGATTGTCTGGAAAATTCTGtccatgggtgtgtgtgtttgtatgcatgtccATGGCCGCAAGCACGATACTTTATCCAgctacgtgtgtgtttgtgcactttgtaaaaaaaacaacaatttaacacgtttgt
This window encodes:
- the ccdc146 gene encoding coiled-coil domain-containing protein 146 encodes the protein MVFKEEGYLCDSQESRVSLSEEQQDTRSPSRGEEEVEAQEENIPLVALAPDASLPEEQRSASADVSASPAFQCLDELLSLGKIGQTKVAKLKSSHRLLHDTLKSTQDSEIQLLGEAKRCRAELERLRAEVERTEEQSTSEPESEVNELRQQLLRAYNELKAAEDREYKTQHKLKCLWEEKQYLEKEIETELKPAELESRTKALQDKYEDLRKEVSQRQLEVRSLLEDVETHETLILKEQKELEDKMEIIELKEAEKARLISIPDQILKEIERKGSKREAAMKRMEAVNAEISEMEQQVKEVGQHNHSLRSKKKNLNEELEALRAQVEASQREYRQLVKEQEVKREEVAELTGNRGILEMKLQSIMCDRRHQYESQSVQLKEKNRQMQALKRMEYVLTMTTEQLEQTQSTYNELRAQLDAVPKREAGVQQRMELQKEVDALKVSFEKQLSVAEEESQKRQQYGMIQELLRESNCLREELHNLRCLTQIKAEERGQKHRELLRAEQLNQHIQHELREKDLIIMDHNKLNTMLQRRVSQYCKLCQMIMEEKNKYVKLKQIASQTIAELTEQINVQENEMEIQRTIVINKDRSFTKAHMKISNSSKIRDKLRNDISKVAWRHRQISQECEDNKLELIKLTQMINLQEEALLEINKNHEAAIQRRNLLGIKLLEHEEVLFNYYEKVNLQEAAITEGNMALETLEKEMRDLQLAINEEKRQIDLKKKEVPLEKKLEGEITMLQIELSEARDKTLEGLNQTVDYKELKGKDPSTVELVKKIEQLEMALADGEGKVLEKELLVDQVTRLSKPLSEQAENCQQDRLSVAKKLNELRTRIIDTNHRVMAISAELSMKQAAALSLQQEIKERELQMDRCQQQLEQGLPPCPELEEEWRRMLRDKKRRQTHKEGRERLAEEEEWSQLPSGEYTTAKNRPAAYIPQTDMLPLPRPYGAQAPFKPSQPGANMRHIRKPTLKPLEIE